The following coding sequences are from one Haemophilus haemolyticus window:
- a CDS encoding helical backbone metal receptor, producing the protein MQKTRLILTALFLPLTSHASEQFVSLTLCSDRLLSEIARPEQIAAQSPYSKNPLMMLDKLNVDKPTLEPQLTALLPYLDKTFLINETFYPQLVADLKKLGAKIEPINDTPQTAEQLFGLILHLGKLTGNETQAESLIDKLKLQNSRLNLSLTDTLILSDTGIVETYTPQYPTLLNLLGLTPLKTPLTAQNFSLEKVLRAEPNVLIEISDQQSYNEQAELLKHPLLQNIFKSRPHFRIPMKYTYCFDHGVWQGAEKIYQQLK; encoded by the coding sequence ATGCAAAAAACTCGTTTAATTTTAACCGCACTTTTCTTGCCCTTGACTTCGCATGCATCGGAGCAATTCGTTTCGCTTACGCTTTGCAGCGATCGTCTTTTGTCGGAAATTGCGCGTCCTGAGCAAATTGCTGCACAGTCTCCTTATTCTAAAAATCCCTTGATGATGTTGGATAAACTCAATGTGGATAAACCAACCCTTGAGCCACAACTCACTGCATTATTGCCCTATCTCGATAAAACGTTTCTGATCAATGAAACCTTTTATCCACAACTTGTAGCAGATTTAAAAAAACTCGGGGCAAAAATTGAGCCGATTAATGACACGCCACAAACGGCAGAACAATTATTTGGGCTAATATTGCACTTGGGCAAACTTACGGGTAACGAAACACAGGCGGAATCTTTAATCGATAAACTTAAATTACAAAATTCTCGCCTCAATCTATCACTCACCGACACATTGATACTTTCAGATACTGGCATTGTAGAAACTTATACGCCACAGTACCCTACTTTACTTAACTTGCTAGGCTTAACCCCGCTAAAAACACCGCTTACGGCACAAAATTTTTCTCTTGAAAAAGTGTTACGAGCTGAGCCAAACGTGTTAATTGAAATCAGTGACCAACAAAGTTACAACGAGCAAGCGGAATTGCTTAAACATCCGCTTTTGCAAAATATTTTTAAAAGTCGACCACACTTTCGTATTCCAATGAAATATACTTATTGCTTTGATCACGGCGTGTGGCAAGGGGCAGAGAAGATTTATCAACAATTAAAATGA
- a CDS encoding histidine-type phosphatase, whose translation MKKITLKFTALLLGSALASSVLATENGSNSSSSDYELEKVLIFSRHGLRSPVEKDPQEMAKYSPYEWAKWNVPSGYLTAKGTVLETYFGQYLGQWLADKGLLTTERCASGEGIFAYANGVQRTIATGQAIVSGAFAGCNVQLQHYGKIGSEKDPIFNTQAHNPSQALIESAKNNVDLTALQQKLAPNYELLSEIIDYKNSPNCLQKGECDLGGKVGEYSIKDGKSVKITGSISTGKKIVSALLLAHYVGKPDSEIANGRVDSQEKWRAINEIKNEYYRTLFKNNEALAQNASYPLLAFIQQQLNSENKINLLVGHDSNIVALLAALGVEPYELNDSLENIPIGGKLLFEVWKHKPSGKLKFKLDYVYQTTEQLINITPLSLATPPNQTALTLKGCEKDENGFCDYERFQQVLSEGIENGKK comes from the coding sequence ATGAAAAAAATAACCCTAAAATTCACCGCACTTTTGCTTGGCTCAGCTTTAGCAAGTAGCGTGTTGGCAACAGAAAATGGCTCAAATTCCTCAAGTTCTGATTATGAATTAGAGAAAGTATTGATTTTTAGCCGACATGGATTGCGTTCACCAGTGGAAAAAGATCCGCAAGAAATGGCGAAATATTCCCCTTATGAATGGGCAAAATGGAATGTGCCATCAGGCTATCTCACGGCAAAAGGGACGGTGCTAGAAACCTATTTCGGACAGTATTTAGGTCAATGGCTTGCAGATAAAGGATTATTAACGACCGAACGTTGTGCATCGGGCGAAGGTATTTTCGCTTATGCGAATGGAGTGCAACGGACTATTGCTACAGGTCAGGCGATTGTTTCAGGTGCATTTGCAGGCTGTAATGTTCAACTACAACATTATGGTAAAATTGGTTCAGAAAAAGATCCAATTTTTAACACGCAGGCGCATAATCCAAGTCAAGCCTTGATTGAATCTGCAAAAAATAACGTTGATTTAACCGCTTTACAGCAGAAACTTGCACCAAATTATGAGTTATTAAGTGAAATCATCGATTATAAAAACTCACCAAACTGCTTGCAAAAAGGCGAATGTGATTTAGGTGGAAAAGTCGGTGAATACAGTATTAAAGACGGCAAGTCGGTCAAAATTACGGGTTCGATCAGCACTGGAAAGAAAATTGTCAGTGCATTATTGCTCGCGCATTATGTGGGTAAGCCTGATTCAGAAATCGCAAACGGCCGCGTGGATAGCCAAGAAAAATGGCGTGCAATTAACGAAATTAAAAACGAATATTACCGCACGTTATTTAAAAATAACGAAGCATTGGCACAAAATGCATCATACCCGTTATTGGCATTTATTCAGCAACAGCTAAATAGTGAAAACAAAATTAACTTATTGGTTGGACACGATTCTAATATCGTCGCTCTGCTTGCAGCACTAGGTGTTGAGCCTTACGAATTGAATGATTCATTGGAAAATATCCCAATCGGAGGCAAGTTACTATTTGAAGTGTGGAAGCACAAACCGAGTGGTAAGCTCAAATTTAAGTTGGATTATGTGTATCAAACCACTGAACAACTGATTAACATCACGCCATTAAGTTTAGCAACACCACCAAACCAAACCGCATTAACCCTCAAAGGTTGTGAAAAAGATGAAAATGGCTTTTGTGATTACGAGCGTTTTCAACAGGTATTGAGTGAGGGTATTGAAAACGGCAAGAAGTAG
- a CDS encoding endonuclease domain-containing protein has protein sequence MQLYEKYLKENSQKLRVDQTDAERKLWQRINRDQLLGLRFNRQKPLLSYIVDFYCAKAKLIIELDGSQHNEPDYQEKDALRDAELNSLGFTVMRFSNDEVMREIEAVVEQIYLFLENVRAD, from the coding sequence ATGCAACTTTATGAAAAATACCTAAAAGAGAATTCGCAGAAATTGCGAGTGGATCAAACAGATGCGGAAAGAAAACTATGGCAACGCATCAATCGAGATCAATTATTAGGGCTCCGATTTAATCGACAAAAGCCACTTTTAAGTTATATTGTTGATTTTTATTGTGCAAAAGCAAAGCTGATTATTGAATTAGATGGTAGTCAGCACAATGAGCCTGATTATCAGGAAAAAGACGCATTGCGAGATGCAGAATTAAATTCACTTGGTTTTACGGTGATGCGGTTTAGTAATGATGAAGTCATGCGTGAAATTGAAGCGGTAGTAGAGCAGATTTATTTGTTTTTAGAGAATGTAAGGGCTGATTGA
- a CDS encoding ABC transporter ATP-binding protein, whose translation MIRIENLSQPYGLNNICCTLPKGKLIGIMGANGAGKSTLLKTIAGILPIAKGEIYFGNSPLGKMSTTEKSQQLAYLAQDTNIHWDLSVYDVIALGLNSPLSSAKERSKITEISQKFSIEHLLNKSFQKLSGGEKARVQLARCCIKNAPLLLADEPIAPLDPYYQIDMMEQLRSLTPQHTCVVAIHHLSLAYKYCDEVLLLDKSKIIATGKTQAVLNSANLAKAFDISVKFDEERREIYGIEKLET comes from the coding sequence ATGATTAGAATCGAAAATCTTTCTCAGCCTTATGGCTTAAACAACATCTGCTGCACGCTTCCTAAAGGAAAACTTATTGGCATTATGGGCGCAAACGGTGCCGGTAAATCAACTTTGCTCAAAACGATTGCAGGAATTTTACCTATTGCAAAAGGTGAAATTTATTTTGGGAATAGCCCGTTAGGCAAAATGAGTACAACTGAAAAAAGCCAGCAACTCGCTTATCTGGCGCAAGATACCAATATTCATTGGGATTTATCGGTTTATGATGTTATTGCTCTCGGCTTAAATTCGCCATTATCATCGGCAAAAGAGCGGTCAAAAATCACGGAGATTTCACAAAAATTTTCGATAGAACATTTGCTTAATAAATCCTTTCAGAAACTATCTGGTGGGGAAAAAGCCCGTGTGCAACTCGCTCGTTGTTGTATCAAAAATGCACCGCTATTGCTTGCTGATGAACCTATCGCACCACTCGATCCCTATTACCAAATAGACATGATGGAACAATTAAGATCGCTGACACCACAGCATACTTGCGTTGTAGCGATCCATCATTTATCCCTTGCATATAAATACTGTGATGAAGTGCTTTTGCTCGACAAGAGCAAAATCATTGCGACAGGCAAAACACAAGCGGTGCTAAATTCAGCAAATCTTGCAAAAGCCTTTGATATAAGCGTGAAATTTGATGAAGAAAGAAGAGAAATTTATGGAATAGAGAAATTGGAAACTTAA
- a CDS encoding FecCD family ABC transporter permease translates to MTKTLKLNTALFFALLLISGFAVYHQLGDFAHLKNADGVLTDMRSLVLLDIRLPRLGLAILTGASLALAGNAMQGIFQNPLASPGLLGSSAGATTTSVFLLYYFSVPLSLLLIGGVAGALSSFLLVYLIAKNHGTTAMILSGLAINMLLSAAVALLLSNAESPWALAELYRWLQGSLVWAKLDTLLISFPIILLGLFCLYRERRYIDLLTFGEETASTMGVNPKRSFFVTTFGVALLVGATIPQTGTIGFVGLIAPHFARLLLKKRPSQLYITSALLGALLLLIADLCVQYIPVFSHIYIGTLIAIIGAPCLIWILITEQRKLAR, encoded by the coding sequence TTGACCAAAACACTAAAATTAAATACAGCACTTTTCTTCGCTTTGCTATTGATTAGCGGCTTTGCTGTTTATCATCAGCTCGGCGATTTTGCCCATCTCAAAAATGCAGATGGTGTGCTCACGGATATGCGCTCGCTCGTATTGCTTGATATTCGCCTACCACGCCTCGGATTAGCTATTTTAACTGGCGCAAGTCTTGCTTTAGCGGGCAATGCAATGCAAGGGATATTTCAAAATCCACTGGCAAGCCCTGGATTATTAGGCAGTAGTGCTGGTGCAACCACCACCAGTGTCTTTTTACTTTACTATTTTTCCGTACCCTTAAGTCTGTTGCTTATTGGCGGTGTAGCTGGTGCATTATCTAGTTTTTTATTGGTTTATTTAATCGCTAAAAATCATGGTACAACGGCGATGATTTTAAGTGGTTTAGCCATCAATATGTTGCTCTCCGCTGCCGTTGCATTGCTACTTTCGAACGCTGAAAGCCCGTGGGCGTTAGCTGAACTCTACCGCTGGCTACAAGGTTCTCTTGTGTGGGCAAAACTTGATACGCTACTCATTTCATTTCCAATCATATTATTGGGATTATTCTGTTTATATCGTGAACGCCGCTATATTGACTTGCTCACCTTCGGTGAAGAAACTGCAAGTACAATGGGCGTAAATCCTAAACGTAGCTTTTTCGTCACGACCTTTGGCGTGGCATTATTAGTTGGAGCAACGATTCCACAAACAGGCACTATCGGTTTTGTTGGCTTAATCGCACCTCACTTTGCTCGCCTATTGCTAAAAAAACGCCCTTCGCAACTTTACATCACCAGTGCATTACTTGGCGCATTATTGCTACTTATTGCGGATCTTTGCGTGCAATATATTCCTGTCTTTTCACATATTTATATTGGCACGCTCATCGCAATCATTGGCGCACCTTGCTTAATTTGGATTTTAATTACGGAGCAACGCAAGTTGGCAAGATAA
- a CDS encoding OsmC family protein: protein MKQHTYQTTVEWVGNLGAGTSSYIAYERDFIASALNKPNILGSADPAFRGDKTRWNPEDMLLASISACHKLWYLHFCAVNNIIVQEYRDEAIAIMDEGSSEHAGRFISATLKPRVRISSESDAVKALALHENAHHACFIANSLNFPVKCEAIIEKD, encoded by the coding sequence ATGAAGCAACATACTTATCAAACTACGGTAGAGTGGGTTGGAAATTTAGGAGCTGGTACTTCATCTTATATCGCATACGAACGGGATTTTATTGCTTCGGCATTGAATAAACCTAATATTTTAGGTTCTGCTGATCCTGCTTTTCGTGGCGATAAAACTCGTTGGAATCCTGAAGATATGCTACTGGCATCTATTTCTGCCTGTCATAAATTATGGTATTTACATTTTTGTGCAGTTAATAACATTATTGTGCAAGAATACCGTGATGAAGCAATAGCGATTATGGATGAAGGTAGTTCTGAGCATGCTGGCCGATTTATTTCGGCAACATTAAAACCTCGTGTGAGAATTTCAAGCGAGTCGGATGCCGTTAAGGCATTGGCATTACATGAAAATGCGCATCACGCGTGTTTTATTGCAAATTCACTTAATTTTCCGGTGAAATGTGAAGCTATTATTGAAAAAGATTAA
- a CDS encoding TonB-dependent receptor plug domain-containing protein, with product MKTNLITTALLLSASAFVQAETKTELEPINVYSAYATPVNQDQTASSVTVLTEKDFAERNATYVSDVLKTVPGVAMGATGGRGAVTSLFLRGANSKHTAVIIDGIRVNPADTNFDFGGLALSNIEHIEILRGEQSALWGSDAMGGVVYITTKSGLYKDKPFNADFDFGTGSHRTRDGSVTLSGQHHGLYYALHGDSHRTQGISARSEHVFNYTSVSGMKSTNVPATEKDGFHRDNVSMRLGFDDSKKGVDFLASHSSQTLHFDNSAADELKFDDNTRTRETRYKLSGYFGNAEDLFVHKAAVSHVKMDADTAQYKSWASAVGKTEYDSKKLNTNYQLDINFDREGEVKQAVSVLADYQNTKYIASAYNFAEKKLTEKSIAAEYRLFTESDHSLSVSGRYTDNSLFENAFTARLAGAYRLSQNLKAHASIGKAIHNPTFIDVYGWGNYTSWAANPNLKPEKSLGGELGLLVESNDKRHSLDTTLFARNVDNFLSAVPVRGSTAYRTINRDGKTKIKGVEVAYNGKFTEQLSGYANYTYTYIKSENDQYGSNYVRRPKHTGNLGLAYQITEKLGSDVNVSYVGKRLDSGDFKMPSYTLANLGLNYKVVDNLTIYANLNNLFNKKYENVVGYGQDGRNVYVGLKGSF from the coding sequence ATGAAAACTAACTTAATTACTACCGCACTTTTATTAAGTGCATCGGCTTTTGTGCAAGCTGAAACTAAAACCGAGCTTGAACCGATCAATGTGTATTCAGCTTACGCAACACCTGTAAACCAAGATCAAACTGCATCATCAGTCACCGTATTAACAGAAAAAGATTTTGCTGAGCGTAATGCGACTTATGTAAGTGATGTATTGAAGACTGTGCCAGGTGTGGCAATGGGAGCAACTGGAGGTCGTGGTGCTGTAACTAGTTTATTTTTACGTGGTGCAAATTCAAAACATACTGCGGTCATTATTGACGGCATTCGCGTTAATCCGGCTGATACTAACTTTGATTTTGGTGGATTAGCATTAAGTAATATTGAACATATCGAAATATTACGTGGTGAGCAATCTGCACTCTGGGGCAGTGATGCTATGGGTGGTGTAGTTTATATCACCACAAAAAGTGGATTATATAAAGACAAGCCATTTAATGCAGATTTTGACTTTGGCACAGGGTCGCACCGTACACGAGATGGTTCTGTTACACTTTCCGGTCAGCATCATGGCCTTTATTATGCGCTTCATGGCGATAGCCATCGTACACAAGGGATTTCTGCGCGTAGCGAACACGTATTTAATTATACGAGCGTATCCGGCATGAAAAGCACAAACGTGCCGGCAACTGAAAAAGACGGCTTCCACCGTGATAACGTGTCTATGCGTTTAGGTTTTGATGATAGTAAAAAAGGAGTGGATTTCCTTGCTTCTCACTCTTCTCAAACCTTGCATTTTGATAATAGTGCAGCAGATGAATTAAAATTTGATGATAATACCCGTACACGCGAAACTCGCTATAAATTAAGCGGTTATTTTGGTAATGCAGAAGATTTATTTGTGCATAAAGCGGCGGTAAGTCACGTTAAAATGGATGCTGATACTGCACAATATAAAAGTTGGGCTTCCGCTGTTGGTAAAACAGAATACGACAGCAAAAAGTTGAATACGAACTATCAACTTGATATTAACTTCGACCGTGAAGGAGAAGTCAAACAAGCCGTCAGCGTATTAGCGGATTATCAAAATACGAAATATATTGCTTCCGCTTACAACTTTGCTGAGAAAAAATTAACCGAGAAAAGTATCGCTGCTGAATACCGTTTATTTACTGAATCTGACCATAGTCTCTCTGTAAGCGGTCGTTATACAGATAACAGCTTATTTGAAAATGCATTCACGGCTCGCCTTGCTGGAGCTTATCGTTTATCACAAAATTTAAAAGCACACGCAAGTATTGGTAAAGCAATCCACAATCCAACATTTATTGATGTTTATGGATGGGGCAATTATACCAGTTGGGCTGCAAACCCAAATTTAAAACCAGAAAAAAGCTTAGGTGGTGAATTAGGTTTATTAGTTGAAAGCAATGACAAACGTCATAGCTTAGATACCACACTCTTTGCCCGTAATGTAGATAATTTCCTTTCTGCAGTCCCAGTTAGAGGTTCTACAGCTTATCGCACAATCAATCGTGACGGTAAAACCAAAATCAAAGGCGTAGAAGTGGCGTATAACGGTAAATTTACCGAGCAGCTGTCAGGTTACGCGAACTATACTTACACCTATATTAAATCTGAAAATGATCAATATGGTTCAAACTACGTTCGCCGTCCAAAACACACAGGAAACCTTGGTTTAGCTTATCAAATCACGGAAAAACTAGGTTCTGATGTGAATGTTTCTTATGTAGGTAAACGCCTTGATTCCGGCGATTTCAAAATGCCATCCTACACCTTGGCAAACTTAGGCTTGAACTACAAAGTGGTAGATAACTTGACAATTTATGCGAACCTCAACAACCTATTCAACAAAAAATACGAAAACGTAGTTGGCTATGGCCAAGACGGTCGCAACGTTTACGTTGGATTGAAAGGATCGTTCTAA
- the glyQ gene encoding glycine--tRNA ligase subunit alpha, producing the protein MSTKFNVKTFQGMILALQEYWANQGCTIVQPFDMEVGAGTSHPMTALRALGPEPMAFAYVQPSRRPTDGRYGENPNRLQHYYQFQVVIKPSPDNIQELYLGSLEMLGFDPTKNDIRFVEDNWENPTLGAWGLGWEVWLNGMEVTQFTYFQQVGGLECKPVTGEVTYGLERLAMYIQGVDSVYDLVWSDGPLGKTTYGDVFHQNEVEQSTYNFEHANTDFLFYCFDQYEKEAQELLALEKPLPLPAYERILKAAHSFNLLDARKAISVTERQRYILRIRALTKGVAEAYYASREALGFPGCKK; encoded by the coding sequence ATGAGCACAAAATTTAACGTAAAGACATTCCAAGGTATGATTTTAGCCCTGCAGGAATATTGGGCAAACCAAGGCTGCACCATTGTGCAACCTTTTGATATGGAAGTGGGCGCAGGTACCTCTCACCCAATGACCGCATTACGTGCCTTAGGCCCTGAGCCAATGGCATTTGCTTATGTGCAACCTTCACGTCGTCCGACCGATGGCCGCTATGGCGAAAACCCGAACCGTTTACAACATTACTATCAATTCCAAGTGGTAATCAAACCTTCTCCAGATAACATTCAAGAACTTTATTTAGGCTCGCTTGAAATGCTCGGTTTCGATCCGACTAAAAACGACATTCGTTTCGTAGAAGATAACTGGGAAAACCCAACCTTAGGTGCATGGGGCTTGGGCTGGGAAGTATGGCTAAACGGAATGGAAGTGACCCAATTTACCTATTTCCAACAAGTGGGCGGCTTAGAATGTAAACCTGTAACGGGCGAAGTGACTTACGGTTTAGAGCGTTTAGCGATGTACATTCAAGGCGTAGATTCTGTGTATGACTTAGTTTGGTCTGACGGCCCATTAGGCAAAACCACTTATGGCGATGTTTTCCATCAAAATGAAGTTGAGCAATCAACCTATAACTTTGAACACGCAAACACAGATTTCTTATTCTACTGCTTCGATCAATACGAAAAAGAAGCACAAGAGTTATTAGCTTTAGAAAAACCGTTACCATTACCGGCTTACGAGCGCATTTTAAAAGCAGCACACAGCTTCAACTTGTTAGATGCACGTAAAGCAATTTCAGTGACCGAACGCCAACGCTATATTTTACGCATTCGTGCCTTAACTAAAGGCGTGGCGGAAGCCTATTATGCAAGCCGTGAAGCCTTAGGTTTCCCAGGTTGTAAAAAATAA